AGGTCCGTCGGCCGACGGCGCGACCGGGGCGGGGGCGAGCTGGGACTTCTCGACGACGAAGCGCGGGTTCTGCTCCCGCGAGGGCACCTCGACGGTGTGCTCCACCGGGTCGCCGGCGATCATGTGCACCTGCCAGGTGGTGCCCTCGAGCTCGACCAGGGACAGGGTGGCGTTCGGGATCGAGGGCAGCGGGCGCTCGATGATGCCCGAGAGGATGAAGCGGATCAGAGTGCCGTGGGCGACCACCAGCACCTTCTGGCCCGGGAAGCGCTCCTCGAGCGCCTCGAGGGCGTCGTAGCCGCGGTCGGCGACGGCCTGGTGGTCCTCGCGGCCGGGGAAGGAGCGTCCCGGATACAGGGCCTCCATCTCCGCGACGGGCCTGCCCTCCGCCTCGCCCCAGCCGATCTCCACCAGGCGCGGGTCGGTGCCGCCGAAGGGGATGGAGTGGTCGCCCGCGATGATCCGCCCGGTCTGCTCGGCCCGCTGCAGGGGAGAGGTGATCACCACGTCCCAGTCGACCGGCGGGAGGGAGTCCAGCGCGGCGTGCGCCTGCGCGATCCCGGTGTCGTTCAGCGGGATGTCCGACGACCCCTGGAAGAGGTTCTTCAGGTTGTAGTCCGTCTGCCCATGGCGGACGAGCCCGAACAGGGTCATGGAGAGGTCTCCTCCTCACAGCCGGATGCGCGTATGGGCCTCGTGCGTGCGCGAGAAGGGACTCGAACCCTCACGCCCTAAGGCACTGGAACCTAAATCCAGCGCGTCTGCCAGTTCCGCCACTCGCGCGCCGGACCAGCCTAACGGCCCCGCCGCACTGCGACCGCACCGTCCACACGCAGTGCGCCCCGGTCCATGCGCGGTCCTCTCCCAGGCCGGCATCCGTGCTCCGGTAGGCTCGGACGGTCGGCGGCGCGCCGCCCGCCCGGATCTCCGGGCAGGCGTCGGCGCGACGCCCCGCACACCGATCGGACGCCGGCCCCGACAGGGCCCGTCCCCGACACACAGGAGCACCTCCATGAGCGCACTCGCAGGCAAGACCGCCGTCGTCACCGGATCCTCCCGCGGGGTCGGTGCGGCCACCGCGAAGCTGCTCGCGGCCGAGGGCGCGAACGTCGTCATCAACTACCGCCAGAAGGCGCCGCGCGCGAACAAGGTCGTCGCCGAGATCGAGGCTGCGGGCGGCAAGGCCGTAGCCGTCGGCGCGGACCTCACCGATCCCGAGGGCCTCGCGACCCTGATGCGCACCGCCGTGGACACCTTCGGCGGCCTGGACCTGCTGGTCCTGAACGCCTCCGGCGGCATGGAGAAGGACCTCGGCGAGGACTACGCGATGCGCCTGAACCGCGATGCGCAGTCCGAGGCGCTGACCGCCGGTCTCGAGCACCTCTCCGAGGGCGGTCGCGTCGTGTTCGTGACCAGCCACCAGGCGCACTTCATCGACGAGGTCGAGACGATGCCCGAGTACGAGCAGGTCGCCCGTTCCAAGCGTGCCGGCGAGACCGTGCTGACCTCGCGGATCCCCGAGATGACCCAGAAGGGCGTGTCCTTCGTGGTCGTCTCCGGCGACATGATCGAGGGCACCGTCACCGCGACCCTGCTGGACCGGGCCCGTCCGGGCGCCCTCGAGGCGCGCCGCGAGGCCGCCGGGAAGCTGTACTCGGTGGAGGAGTTCGCCGCCGAGGTCGCGAAGATGGCGACGGCCGACGTCGAGACCGGTCACGTGGAGCTCGTGGGCGGCGCCGACGACTTCCTCGCCCGCACCCAGGGCTGAGCGCCCGACCCGTACCCTCGACCACGATACGATCTGCACAGCAGACCCTGATCAACCCGGAGGCAGTGGTGGCAGACAAGAAGAGCCTGGACGACATGCGCGACGAGGCATATCGCCGACAGGACAACCTCGCGTCCGACATCGATGAGCTCATCGACCGCGTGAACCCCAAGAACGCCGTGACCCGTTGGAAGAACGAGCTGGTCGGCTCCGTGAAGGGTTTTTCCGCCGCCGATGACGGGAAGTCCCCCGCGATCCCGCCGCTGGCGATCGTGGGCGGCGTCATCGGCGTGATCGTGGTGGGCGCCGGCCTCGCGGTGGCCGTCTCCCGGGCGCGGCGCGAGCCGACCCGCGGCGAGAAGGTCGCCGCGGCGATCAAGGACGCGCGACGCAGCACCGAGCGCACCGCGAAGAAGGCCTCGAAGGCCGTGAAGAAGTCCTCGCTGCCGCGCTCGAAGGAGGCGGAGAAGTACGCCGCCGAGCTCGGCGCGATCCTGCAGGAGGCCTCGAAGCGCGCCGAGAAGAAGGCCGCATCCACCGGCCGCTGAGCCCCGTCCTGCTCCGCGACCTGCGGCGATGAACGACCGACGCCCCGTGCTCCCTTAGAGCGCGGGGCGTCGTGCATGTCCGACGGGCAGGCTGCGGCGGAGCCCTCAGTGGTCCCGTGCTCTCAAAGGTCCCGGTGCCCTCAGAGGTCTCCGTCGACGTAGTACCAGGTCCCGTTCTCGCGCACGAAGCGGGAGAGCTCGCGCTGGACGGACCGACCGTGCGGTCCGTTCGAGATCGCGGTGAACTCCACGGTCCCGGCGTCGTCGAACGGCCCGCCGTCGGCCGCCTGATGGATCTCGAGTCGCAGCCAGCGCACCGCCGGGTCCAGGGACTCCGTGAGGTCCTCGCGCGCCGGGCGCCTGGTCGGATGCCAGCTGCGCAGCAGATGCTCCGCGTCGCGCAGCGCGAAGGCGGTGTAGCGGGAGCGCATGAGCGCCTGCGCGGTCGGGGCGCGACGCTCGCCGCGCAGCACCGGGCCGCAGCAGGCGCCGAAGATGTCGCCGCTGCCGCAGGGGCAACGGGCGTCGTCGGGCAGGGGAGCGGGGGAGGACTCGGGAGAATCGGTCGCCATCACCGCCCCAGTATCCCCGGCCCCGCCTCCGCGCCGCCTCCCGGCCCGGCCGTCCTGCGACGCGGGCCCCGTCGGCCGTCACCCCGGCCTGGCAGGATCGGGGACATGCACGACGACCGCACCACCGCGCCCACCACCCCTGCCCCGTCCTCCACATCGCTCCCGGACGGCTACGCCTTCGCGCCCGTCCCGCCCACGAGCGAGGAGTACGTGCGACTGCGCGAGATCTCGGGGCTGAGCCCGCGCACCCCCGCGCAGGCCGCGGGCGCGCTCGCGAACAGCTGGGCCTGGATCACGGCGCGCACGGAGGAGGGAGCCCTCGCGGCGATGGGCCGTGTGCTCGGCGACGGCACCTGGTACTTCCACCTCGCCGACATCGCCACCGACCCGGCACATCAGCGCCAAGGCCTGGGGCGCGCCGTGATGGAGCACCTCATCGCCCGGATCGACGAGGCCGCGCCGCCGCACCCGTACATCACCCTGCTCGCCGACCCGCCGGGGCAGAGGCTCTACCGCTCCCTGGGCTTCGTGGAGTCCGACCCGAGCCTCGGCATGCGCCTGCCCCGCTGAGCCGGGGCCGGCCTGCTCCCTGCAGCGGCCAGGTTCCCTATCCTGGCCGGATGAAGCCCTTCGCGACCGACGAGAAAGACCCCCGCACCCCGCACCAGAAGATGGTGGCCGGGGACTGGTACATCGCCGACGACCCCGAGATCCAGGCGGCGTTCCGCCATGCCCTGGCCGCGACCGACCGGTTCGGCCGCGAGTACCCCGCCGATCCTGATGCGGCGCAGGAGATCCTCCGCGGTCTGCTGGGCAGCTTCGGCGAGGGCGCGCACGTGCGGGCGCCGCTGTTCGTGGACTACGGCACCCAGCTGCACATCGGCGAGGGCACCTTCGTGAACTATGGCCTGACCGCGCTGGACGTGGTGGACATCCGCATCGGGCGCAACTGCCAGCTGGGCCCGAACATCCAGCTGCTCACCCCGATACATCCGCTGGAGCCGGAGCCCCGCCGCGCCGGTTGGGAGGCGGCCGAGCCGATCACCATCGGTGACAACGTGTGGATCGGCGGCGGTGCGAGCGTCATGCCCGGCGTGACCATCGGGGAGGACTCCGCGATCGGCGCTGGGTCAGTGGTCACCAAGGACATCCCGCCGCGCAGCCTCGCCGTCGGCAGCCCCGCCCGGGTGATCCGCGAGCTCTGAGCTCAGGGCCCTCGGCCCGGGACGGGCCCAGCCCGATGCGGACTTCTCAGCGTCGAGACCAGCCCGGGGTCGAGGGGCCGACGGTGGGGCGCCAGCCGGTCTCGGACATGAACCGCACAGAGGAGACCCGCAGCGAGCGGCGCTGCACCTCGAGCCGGGTGCCGACGATCGCCTGGGTGATCTCCGGGTAGAACTTCGCCGGCTGCTCGGCGCCCGCCTCGGTGGCGAGGTCCTTCGCCCAGCGGCCGCGGGTGATCGGCTCGCCGCCGACGTTGTAGAAGCCGCTGTCCGCCCGCAGCGCCGCGACGAAGGCGCGGCCCGCGTCGGAGTGGTGCAGCAGGGTGATGTAGTTCTCCGGCTTGCCGAGCAGGATCGGGTCGCCCTCTCGGGTGGCGCGCAGGGCGTGGGTGGTCTGCGGGTCGCGGCCGAACAGCTGCCCGAGCCGCAGGATCACGGCGCTGCGGCCGGCGGTCGCGAAGTCCACCGCGGCGCGCATCTCCCGCACGCGCGGGCGGAACGCCTGGTTGCGCACGGAGAGCGGCAGGTCCTCGCCGATCCAGTCGCTGCCGTTGTCCGGGTAGAGGAAGACGGTCGACTCCTGGATGAGCTTGCGCGCGCCCGCGTCGGCCGCGGCCTTCGCGATGGCGACCGAGGCCTCCTGATGGAGTCGGTCGTCCTCGCGCCAGGCCAGCGGGCGCAGCCCGGCCATGCCGACGGGGACGTGGGCGAGGGTGTTGATGACGACGTCGTGGCCGCGGAACGCGCGGGCGAGATCGCGCGCGTCGAACACGTCGGCGACGATCGCAGCGCCGCCGCGGCCCTCGACGATCGGCACTCCGGAGTCGCGGCGCGTGATGCCCGTGACCTCGTGCCCGGCGGCGACGAGCGCCTCCACGGCCTCCTGGCCGAGCACTCCGGTGGCACCGGTGACCGCGATCCTCACGCTGACCTCCTCGCAGGAGGCCCTGTGGACCCCCGTGCAGACTTCCCTGGGGGCCCTGAGTCTAGGGGATCGGCGCAGGTCCCCGGCGCGACCGGGGTCCTGCTGGACGCGACGGCGGGCCCGGAGGGCGCGGGCGGCCGACGGGGCGCTCCGACGGACCTCCTTGTTTCCTCCCTCACAGAAAGCCCTCTCGAGTTGGACACCGGGCGACACGGGGGTAAAGTTCTTCTCTGTTGGCGCCATTAGCTCAGTTGGTTAGAGCAGCTGACTCTTAATCAGCGGGTCCGGGGTTCGAGTCCCTGATGGCGCACCCGAGGAAGAAGCCCCACCGGTCATCCGGTGGGGCTTCTTCGTGTCACGGAACAGGCCCAAGCCATCGAAGAGGTCGCCGACCGGTACGTCGAAGTGCCGGGCCAACGTCGCCACCTCGCTCGCCTTCCAT
This genomic interval from Brachybacterium aquaticum contains the following:
- a CDS encoding histidine phosphatase family protein, with product MTLFGLVRHGQTDYNLKNLFQGSSDIPLNDTGIAQAHAALDSLPPVDWDVVITSPLQRAEQTGRIIAGDHSIPFGGTDPRLVEIGWGEAEGRPVAEMEALYPGRSFPGREDHQAVADRGYDALEALEERFPGQKVLVVAHGTLIRFILSGIIERPLPSIPNATLSLVELEGTTWQVHMIAGDPVEHTVEVPSREQNPRFVVEKSQLAPAPVAPSADGPAAPTPGGNA
- a CDS encoding SDR family oxidoreductase, with the translated sequence MSALAGKTAVVTGSSRGVGAATAKLLAAEGANVVINYRQKAPRANKVVAEIEAAGGKAVAVGADLTDPEGLATLMRTAVDTFGGLDLLVLNASGGMEKDLGEDYAMRLNRDAQSEALTAGLEHLSEGGRVVFVTSHQAHFIDEVETMPEYEQVARSKRAGETVLTSRIPEMTQKGVSFVVVSGDMIEGTVTATLLDRARPGALEARREAAGKLYSVEEFAAEVAKMATADVETGHVELVGGADDFLARTQG
- a CDS encoding YchJ family protein — its product is MATDSPESSPAPLPDDARCPCGSGDIFGACCGPVLRGERRAPTAQALMRSRYTAFALRDAEHLLRSWHPTRRPAREDLTESLDPAVRWLRLEIHQAADGGPFDDAGTVEFTAISNGPHGRSVQRELSRFVRENGTWYYVDGDL
- a CDS encoding GNAT family N-acetyltransferase, whose translation is MHDDRTTAPTTPAPSSTSLPDGYAFAPVPPTSEEYVRLREISGLSPRTPAQAAGALANSWAWITARTEEGALAAMGRVLGDGTWYFHLADIATDPAHQRQGLGRAVMEHLIARIDEAAPPHPYITLLADPPGQRLYRSLGFVESDPSLGMRLPR
- a CDS encoding sugar O-acetyltransferase, giving the protein MKPFATDEKDPRTPHQKMVAGDWYIADDPEIQAAFRHALAATDRFGREYPADPDAAQEILRGLLGSFGEGAHVRAPLFVDYGTQLHIGEGTFVNYGLTALDVVDIRIGRNCQLGPNIQLLTPIHPLEPEPRRAGWEAAEPITIGDNVWIGGGASVMPGVTIGEDSAIGAGSVVTKDIPPRSLAVGSPARVIREL
- a CDS encoding NAD-dependent epimerase/dehydratase family protein codes for the protein MRIAVTGATGVLGQEAVEALVAAGHEVTGITRRDSGVPIVEGRGGAAIVADVFDARDLARAFRGHDVVINTLAHVPVGMAGLRPLAWREDDRLHQEASVAIAKAAADAGARKLIQESTVFLYPDNGSDWIGEDLPLSVRNQAFRPRVREMRAAVDFATAGRSAVILRLGQLFGRDPQTTHALRATREGDPILLGKPENYITLLHHSDAGRAFVAALRADSGFYNVGGEPITRGRWAKDLATEAGAEQPAKFYPEITQAIVGTRLEVQRRSLRVSSVRFMSETGWRPTVGPSTPGWSRR